One window of Candidatus Mycobacterium wuenschmannii genomic DNA carries:
- a CDS encoding acyl-CoA dehydrogenase family protein, with protein sequence MQLALTKDEAAFRDELREFYTTKIPAEVRERTRQGAYDHDDITSTHKILHEHGLAVPSWPVEWGGKDWTTTQHQIWLDEMQLASVPEPLNFNAKMVGPVIAEFGSQEIKERFLPPTAALDIWWCQGFSEPEAGSDLASLRTTATRDGDTYVVNGQKTWTTLGQYADWIFCLVRTDPQAPKKQAGISFLLIDLDTPGITMRPIKLVDGSVEVNEVFFEDVRVPADQLVGEENQGWSYAKFLLGNERTGIAGVGRTKVGLAEVKKRANENGLIKDTLFAARLAEVENELLALELTQARVATSSVDGKPNPASSVLKLRGSQLQQAATELLVEVAGPDSLPFEAGNDIASPSWAQHSAPHYLNYRKTSIYGGSNEVQRTIIASTILGL encoded by the coding sequence GTGCAACTGGCGCTCACCAAGGACGAAGCCGCGTTCCGCGACGAGCTACGTGAGTTCTACACGACGAAGATCCCCGCGGAGGTCCGCGAGCGGACCCGGCAGGGCGCATACGACCACGACGACATCACCTCCACCCACAAAATCCTGCACGAGCACGGCCTCGCGGTGCCGTCCTGGCCGGTCGAGTGGGGTGGCAAGGACTGGACGACGACGCAGCACCAGATCTGGCTGGACGAGATGCAGCTCGCCTCGGTGCCCGAGCCGCTGAACTTCAACGCGAAGATGGTCGGTCCGGTGATCGCCGAGTTCGGGTCGCAGGAGATCAAGGAGCGCTTCCTGCCGCCGACGGCCGCACTCGACATCTGGTGGTGCCAAGGGTTCTCCGAGCCCGAGGCCGGCTCCGACCTCGCCTCGCTGCGCACCACCGCGACGCGTGACGGCGACACCTACGTCGTCAACGGGCAGAAGACGTGGACGACGCTCGGCCAGTACGCCGACTGGATCTTCTGCCTGGTGCGCACCGACCCCCAGGCGCCGAAGAAGCAGGCCGGCATCTCCTTCCTGCTGATCGACCTGGACACCCCCGGCATCACGATGCGCCCGATCAAGTTGGTCGACGGCAGCGTCGAGGTCAACGAGGTCTTCTTCGAAGACGTCCGGGTGCCCGCCGATCAGCTTGTCGGAGAAGAGAATCAGGGCTGGAGCTACGCGAAGTTCCTGCTGGGCAACGAGCGCACCGGCATCGCCGGCGTCGGCCGCACCAAAGTCGGTCTGGCCGAGGTCAAGAAACGCGCCAACGAGAACGGTCTGATCAAGGACACGCTGTTTGCCGCGCGCCTCGCCGAAGTCGAAAACGAGCTGCTGGCACTGGAACTCACCCAGGCGCGGGTCGCGACGAGCTCGGTGGACGGCAAGCCCAACCCGGCGTCGTCGGTGTTGAAGCTGCGCGGCAGCCAGTTGCAGCAGGCCGCCACCGAGTTGCTCGTCGAGGTCGCCGGTCCGGACTCGTTGCCGTTCGAAGCCGGCAACGACATCGCGTCGCCGTCGTGGGCACAACACAGCGCGCCGCATTACCTGAACTACCGCAAGACGTCGATCTACGGCGGCAGCAACGAAGTTCAGCGGACCATCATCGCGTCGACCATCCTCGGCTTGTAA
- a CDS encoding acyl-CoA dehydrogenase family protein, with protein MDFQLSEEQTLLRDTTRELLSRSYDAESRIKAVESDLGWSREVWKQLAETGILGLGFDPEEAGQLEVITVLTEVGRRLAPEPVIHAALGPGAIIAEVGNEAQQELLGEVAEGERLLAFAHLEPGARGTSHDTIATTAEQQGDSWVLTGHKNPVLAGDSADTLIVSAKLPDGGVGLFLVDGEAVTRHPYRTFDGQRGAQIDLDKAAGEPLGEGGDASTAISNGIVRIQSALNAEAVGAMEEALRLTTDYLKQRKQFGVTLNTFQTLTQRSADMYVSLELARSMNLYAGLSVADGNFDPVIAARAKLQIGRSGRHISQEAIQLHGGIGVTNEYPVGHYAARLTAIDHTLGSSQDQLHVLIGQVNDYEIVTL; from the coding sequence ATGGACTTTCAACTGAGCGAAGAACAGACCCTGCTGCGCGACACCACCCGCGAACTGCTGTCGCGCAGCTACGACGCCGAAAGCCGGATCAAGGCCGTGGAATCCGACCTCGGCTGGAGCCGCGAGGTGTGGAAGCAACTGGCCGAAACCGGCATTCTGGGACTGGGTTTCGATCCCGAGGAAGCCGGACAGCTCGAGGTGATCACCGTGCTGACCGAGGTCGGTCGCCGGCTGGCACCCGAGCCCGTCATCCACGCGGCGCTCGGCCCCGGCGCGATCATCGCCGAGGTCGGCAACGAGGCCCAGCAGGAACTGCTCGGCGAGGTCGCGGAAGGCGAGCGGCTGCTGGCGTTTGCGCACCTCGAGCCCGGCGCCCGCGGCACGTCGCACGACACCATCGCGACAACCGCCGAGCAGCAAGGTGATTCGTGGGTGCTGACCGGACACAAGAACCCGGTACTGGCCGGCGACTCCGCCGACACCCTGATCGTCAGCGCGAAGCTGCCCGACGGCGGCGTCGGCCTGTTCCTGGTCGACGGTGAAGCCGTCACCCGCCACCCGTACCGCACCTTCGACGGCCAGCGCGGCGCGCAGATCGACCTCGATAAGGCAGCCGGCGAGCCGCTGGGCGAGGGCGGCGACGCATCGACGGCGATCAGCAACGGTATCGTCCGTATTCAGTCCGCACTGAACGCCGAAGCGGTCGGCGCGATGGAGGAGGCCCTGCGGCTGACGACCGATTACCTGAAGCAGCGCAAGCAGTTCGGCGTCACGCTGAACACCTTCCAGACGCTGACGCAGCGGTCCGCCGACATGTACGTCTCGCTGGAGCTGGCCCGCAGCATGAACCTCTACGCCGGGCTCTCGGTCGCCGACGGCAACTTCGACCCGGTGATCGCCGCCCGCGCCAAGCTGCAGATCGGCCGCTCGGGTCGCCACATCAGCCAGGAAGCCATCCAGTTGCACGGCGGCATCGGTGTGACCAACGAATACCCGGTGGGCCACTACGCGGCCCGTCTGACCGCGATCGACCACACCCTCGGCTCATCGCAAGATCAGCTGCACGTGCTGATCGGTCAGGTCAACGACTACGAAATCGTGACGCTCTAA
- a CDS encoding PPOX class F420-dependent oxidoreductase: MAELTTEVVEFLTEGTRTAMLGFLAADGRPLVTPVWFIVDNGQLVFNTGAESAKGRALARDSRVTMCVDDPHPPFSFVQVQGVATTYDHAGDSLEIATRIGSRYMGADRAAEFGRRNAVPGELVVRVQPTKVNATFRVTD, from the coding sequence ATGGCCGAACTCACAACGGAAGTCGTCGAGTTCCTGACCGAAGGCACGCGCACCGCGATGCTGGGGTTCTTGGCTGCCGACGGACGACCGCTGGTAACGCCGGTGTGGTTCATCGTCGACAACGGGCAGCTGGTCTTCAACACCGGCGCCGAGAGCGCCAAAGGCCGTGCCCTGGCCAGGGATTCGCGCGTCACGATGTGCGTCGACGATCCACACCCGCCCTTTTCGTTCGTTCAGGTGCAGGGCGTCGCCACCACGTACGACCATGCCGGGGATTCGCTCGAGATCGCGACGCGGATCGGCAGCCGCTACATGGGCGCCGATCGCGCCGCGGAGTTCGGGCGGCGCAACGCCGTGCCCGGCGAGCTGGTGGTGCGGGTTCAGCCGACGAAGGTCAACGCGACCTTTCGTGTCACCGACTGA